In Desulfosediminicola ganghwensis, a single window of DNA contains:
- a CDS encoding 2-oxoacid:acceptor oxidoreductase family protein, with amino-acid sequence MNQIKQLCTRGEGEATVLQGNIAFAVGCVRSGIHAVDGYPGTPSTEVIDKGLNHVQDMITVGWSVNEAAAVAMGHGHSLAGNDCVVTMKIPGLFQGGDPFASSAFFNEKRGALVYYLASDFTPSSTQHLVDPRPFIKSCFVPVYEPRNHQELHGAAELAADVGRAFHTPVVIMTSGTLCHSEGLVRLSELKKRDRVEIEVPLKTFNTLPVTARKDYDKVLGERMPALVEMVENSPLNTWDKGNGKIGIITYGVSDMMVREVQNSLGEQFDILSLGFTFPLPMKLINEFCQSIDGPVYVIEDGYRYLQDELERKGLEVTGKAEYDTLTEWNPEMIARKLGFGIATATPPAAQPLMRPPMICGGCPYRLFGEEVRLMKKRKKLETVFGDIGCNTLLYFMDAVDTNLCMGASEANRAGYVLSNPEKVGKCISLLGDGTETHSGMDATRNTLFRKIPGVKVILDNNWTAMTGGQPGPTSPTNFAGEENIFNLQSSLAAHGAEIVVVNGYDRKAIKKALTEVLQQAEKGSFTTLVVTGTCIRRMPKASFNTKMMVDEEKCKRCGLCQVCPGIQADEDGLPSYNNICSGCVSQGSACAQMCPVGALAPAEAVQSAGQGKVDLAEPPQNIVLPNAKDLTLPEKLAVAIRGVGGQGNLFFGRVLTQLAFLAGYGDTNIVKGETHGMAQMGGPVISTFSCGKACSPNLLPGTADCLVSMEMSEVLRPGFLSMLEPGGTVLLAGTRVFPYGVDESSYPAYESILESLSGYTVLEVDVLGEALALGDESGRSANVVMMGALSATSAFADFPAELWYQALQNVSPKPAIWAANYAAFEAGRELMAQVIVAKN; translated from the coding sequence ATGAATCAGATTAAGCAGTTGTGTACCAGGGGAGAGGGTGAGGCAACCGTGTTGCAGGGTAATATTGCTTTTGCAGTGGGTTGTGTGCGTAGCGGTATTCATGCTGTTGACGGTTATCCTGGAACACCGAGCACCGAGGTTATCGACAAGGGCTTGAATCATGTACAGGATATGATCACCGTCGGCTGGTCGGTCAACGAGGCGGCCGCAGTGGCTATGGGCCATGGCCATTCGCTGGCGGGTAATGACTGTGTAGTCACCATGAAGATCCCAGGGCTTTTCCAGGGCGGTGATCCATTTGCAAGCTCCGCATTTTTCAACGAAAAGCGCGGGGCCCTGGTTTATTATCTGGCCTCTGATTTCACCCCGAGTTCCACCCAGCATCTGGTTGACCCGCGGCCATTTATCAAAAGCTGCTTTGTGCCGGTGTACGAGCCGAGAAATCACCAGGAGCTGCATGGCGCGGCGGAACTGGCGGCGGATGTCGGACGTGCTTTTCATACCCCGGTGGTGATCATGACCAGCGGCACTCTCTGTCATAGTGAGGGGTTGGTGCGTCTCTCTGAGCTGAAAAAACGCGACAGAGTTGAAATCGAGGTGCCCCTCAAGACTTTCAACACCTTACCGGTAACAGCCAGAAAGGATTACGACAAGGTGCTCGGCGAGCGCATGCCTGCGCTGGTGGAGATGGTGGAGAACAGCCCCCTTAATACCTGGGACAAGGGCAACGGCAAGATCGGCATCATCACCTATGGCGTCAGCGATATGATGGTGCGTGAGGTACAGAACTCCCTGGGCGAGCAGTTTGATATCCTTTCCCTCGGTTTCACCTTTCCTTTGCCGATGAAGCTGATCAATGAGTTCTGCCAGTCCATCGACGGACCGGTATATGTGATTGAGGATGGCTATCGCTATCTGCAGGATGAGCTGGAGCGCAAAGGCCTGGAGGTAACAGGTAAGGCTGAATATGATACTCTCACCGAGTGGAACCCGGAAATGATCGCGAGAAAACTTGGCTTCGGGATTGCCACGGCTACACCTCCTGCGGCCCAGCCGTTGATGCGTCCGCCGATGATCTGTGGTGGTTGTCCGTACCGTCTCTTCGGGGAAGAGGTGCGGCTGATGAAAAAGCGCAAGAAGCTCGAGACGGTTTTTGGTGATATCGGCTGCAATACCCTGCTCTATTTTATGGATGCGGTGGATACCAACCTCTGTATGGGAGCATCGGAGGCGAATCGTGCCGGTTATGTGCTCTCCAATCCGGAAAAAGTCGGCAAATGTATCTCTCTTCTCGGTGACGGTACCGAGACGCACTCCGGTATGGATGCCACCAGAAATACCCTCTTTCGGAAGATCCCGGGGGTAAAAGTTATTCTAGATAATAACTGGACGGCCATGACCGGTGGCCAACCTGGTCCGACATCGCCGACCAACTTTGCCGGTGAGGAAAATATATTTAACCTGCAATCATCACTTGCTGCCCATGGCGCGGAGATAGTTGTGGTGAACGGCTATGACCGCAAGGCGATCAAGAAGGCGTTGACCGAAGTGCTGCAGCAGGCTGAAAAGGGCAGCTTTACCACCCTGGTGGTTACCGGAACCTGTATTCGCCGGATGCCGAAAGCTTCTTTTAACACCAAAATGATGGTGGATGAGGAAAAGTGTAAACGGTGCGGCCTCTGCCAGGTCTGTCCCGGTATTCAGGCGGATGAAGATGGCCTGCCATCGTACAATAACATCTGCTCCGGATGCGTAAGCCAGGGCTCGGCCTGTGCCCAGATGTGCCCGGTAGGGGCGCTTGCCCCGGCCGAAGCGGTACAAAGCGCTGGGCAGGGTAAGGTTGATCTTGCTGAACCACCCCAAAACATAGTGCTTCCGAATGCTAAAGATCTGACCCTGCCGGAGAAGCTGGCAGTTGCCATTCGCGGTGTGGGCGGTCAGGGAAACCTTTTCTTTGGCCGTGTATTGACCCAACTCGCTTTCCTGGCCGGTTATGGAGACACCAATATCGTGAAAGGTGAGACCCATGGTATGGCCCAGATGGGTGGGCCGGTAATCTCGACTTTCAGCTGCGGTAAGGCTTGCTCGCCAAACCTCCTGCCAGGTACTGCGGACTGTCTGGTCTCCATGGAGATGAGCGAGGTGTTGCGACCGGGCTTTCTCTCCATGCTTGAGCCTGGAGGTACCGTTCTGCTTGCCGGAACCAGGGTCTTCCCATATGGCGTGGATGAATCGAGCTATCCAGCTTACGAATCTATTCTTGAGTCACTTTCAGGTTATACTGTGCTTGAGGTGGATGTGCTGGGAGAGGCTCTGGCCCTGGGTGATGAGAGCGGTCGCAGTGCCAATGTAGTGATGATGGGTGCGCTTTCCGCGACTTCGGCCTTTGCCGATTTCCCGGCGGAACTCTGGTATCAGGCGTTGCAGAACGTCAGCCCGAAACCGGCTATCTGGGCAGCAAACTACGCTGCCTTCGAAGCGGGTCGTGAGTTGATGGCTCAGGTGATTGTCGCGAAAAATTAG
- a CDS encoding PAS-domain containing protein produces MNTETRTDPAYTEPLFVWFGATFADPQIEKDYAASIRTERLRALRFFAILGGLLFWATIVADYLYLGVCAEFYQLAVLRLIAGGVSLAAALFTPFLQSDRLIDITMLIAALAVSAVICLVPYYRIEEAQIHQLITVIMVVIFYCFFPLRLSYQLFLGLFLTFFLLGVMAVAIQSKPFDITGVAIFISLANGVGFFTTRKTQRLSRMNFWKVVLLNREIAQNKKISEQLQMVHKEVERSSQQLRDAVDNISEGFVLFDKDQRLLLCNENFKKNYRFTDLEAERGTPRSALLQIGRTRNAVSTDTPQRDIEMLYARAASSYPIDIDAKLKLYDGRWLQIRERRTAAGNIVGIHSDITKMQTALEEIKTLKGILPICTNCKKIRDDSGYWEMLEAYLQRHSDVSFSHGICPVCIEELYGREEWYKMDKN; encoded by the coding sequence ATGAATACAGAAACCAGAACTGATCCAGCGTATACAGAACCGTTGTTTGTCTGGTTCGGGGCGACTTTTGCCGACCCGCAAATCGAAAAGGACTATGCGGCCAGCATCCGAACCGAACGTTTGAGAGCTCTTCGTTTTTTCGCAATTCTGGGCGGTTTGCTCTTTTGGGCCACTATTGTTGCTGATTATCTTTATCTGGGTGTTTGTGCTGAATTCTATCAGCTTGCGGTCCTTCGCCTAATTGCGGGTGGGGTGAGTTTGGCTGCCGCATTGTTCACCCCTTTCCTGCAATCAGACAGGTTGATTGACATAACAATGCTCATCGCTGCTCTTGCTGTATCGGCAGTAATTTGCCTGGTGCCGTATTACAGAATAGAGGAGGCACAAATTCATCAACTGATCACCGTGATAATGGTGGTCATTTTCTACTGTTTTTTCCCGCTCCGCCTGAGCTATCAACTTTTCCTCGGTCTATTCCTGACATTCTTCCTTCTGGGAGTGATGGCGGTCGCTATTCAATCGAAACCTTTTGATATCACCGGAGTGGCAATTTTTATTTCACTCGCCAATGGCGTCGGCTTTTTTACAACACGAAAGACCCAGCGATTATCACGCATGAACTTCTGGAAAGTGGTGTTGCTCAACAGGGAGATTGCTCAGAATAAAAAAATATCTGAGCAATTACAAATGGTTCACAAAGAAGTGGAACGCTCCAGTCAGCAATTGCGGGATGCGGTAGACAATATCTCTGAAGGTTTTGTGCTGTTCGATAAAGATCAGAGGCTTCTTTTATGCAATGAGAATTTTAAGAAAAACTATCGTTTTACAGATTTGGAGGCGGAACGGGGAACACCCCGCTCGGCGTTACTGCAAATAGGGCGCACCAGGAATGCTGTTTCTACGGATACACCGCAAAGAGATATAGAGATGTTATATGCCAGGGCTGCTTCCAGTTATCCGATCGATATTGATGCTAAATTAAAACTCTATGACGGAAGGTGGTTGCAAATTCGTGAGCGGCGAACTGCGGCAGGCAATATTGTGGGTATCCACTCCGATATCACCAAAATGCAGACTGCCCTGGAAGAGATCAAGACTCTGAAAGGCATTCTGCCCATCTGCACCAACTGCAAAAAGATCAGGGACGACAGCGGTTACTGGGAAATGCTTGAGGCGTATCTGCAAAGACATTCAGATGTGTCGTTCAGCCATGGAATCTGCCCGGTCTGCATTGAAGAACTGTATGGTAGAGAAGAGTGGTACAAGATGGATAAGAATTGA
- a CDS encoding DUF1848 domain-containing protein has protein sequence MIISASRRTDIPAFYSQWFINRIAAGYCAVPNPFNRKQISYISLSPEDVDAIVFWTRNPKPLLAHLQELDGRGLNYYFLFTLVNNPGEIDPYSPKVDKALAVFQELADKIGPERVIWRYDPIVLGNITPASYHLDNFGRIAGKLAGYTKRCFISFVDFYRKASRRIDELKQKNITVNHSGNIRFREVEPLVAELMRMAGSHDIRLLSCAEKMNLESLGVSPGKCIDDDLIRKVFKVSVSARKDPSQRTECGCAVSRDIGMYDSCLFGCSYCYATSSFNVAQRNYSEHDPTSPSLLGRYDAKPSVKKVKTDKACTVASKQLKLF, from the coding sequence ATGATTATCAGCGCAAGCCGTAGAACGGATATCCCCGCCTTTTATTCCCAATGGTTTATCAACAGAATCGCAGCAGGCTATTGCGCGGTGCCCAACCCGTTCAACCGAAAGCAAATTTCGTATATCTCGCTATCGCCCGAAGATGTAGACGCGATAGTATTCTGGACCCGTAACCCCAAACCACTTCTGGCCCATTTGCAAGAGCTGGATGGGAGGGGCTTGAACTACTATTTCCTGTTTACTCTGGTGAACAATCCAGGGGAGATAGACCCCTATTCTCCAAAAGTTGACAAGGCGCTGGCTGTTTTTCAAGAGCTTGCCGACAAGATAGGCCCTGAGCGGGTGATCTGGCGTTATGATCCGATCGTCCTGGGCAATATTACCCCGGCTTCTTACCACCTCGACAATTTCGGCAGAATTGCCGGGAAACTTGCCGGGTATACCAAACGTTGTTTTATCAGCTTCGTCGATTTCTACCGGAAGGCATCGCGGCGTATTGATGAACTCAAACAAAAAAACATAACAGTGAATCACTCAGGCAATATCAGGTTTAGGGAGGTTGAACCCCTCGTTGCTGAGTTGATGCGAATGGCCGGATCACACGACATAAGGCTGCTGAGTTGTGCTGAAAAGATGAACCTGGAATCTTTGGGGGTATCTCCCGGTAAATGTATTGATGATGACCTGATACGAAAGGTCTTCAAGGTTAGTGTCTCTGCCAGAAAAGATCCATCTCAGCGCACAGAATGCGGTTGCGCGGTAAGTCGTGACATCGGTATGTACGACTCCTGCCTATTCGGTTGCAGCTATTGCTATGCGACCAGCAGCTTCAACGTTGCCCAACGAAATTACTCCGAACATGATCCCACGTCCCCCTCGCTTCTTGGCAGGTATGATGCCAAGCCATCTGTGAAAAAGGTGAAAACAGATAAAGCCTGTACAGTTGCATCAAAACAGCTCAAGCTCTTTTAG
- a CDS encoding class I SAM-dependent methyltransferase, which translates to MEDFQLLADLHLRQKRQGPGGSAATKMAIDLAMLDPSAPLKIADIGCGTGASTLDLARRLNAEITAVDFLPEFIKKLIADSEKEGLGDKITAVVGPMENLQFEDDELDVIWSEGAIYNIGFEKGVNEWRRFLKPEGILVASELTWITGDRPNEIQEHWNTEYAEVDTASAKIKVLEDAGYSPVAYFFLPEHCWFQNYYGPLQDSFAEFLRRNANSESAQAIVEAERKEIALYEKYKGYYSYGVYIAKKLG; encoded by the coding sequence ATGGAAGATTTCCAGCTTTTAGCTGACCTGCATTTACGGCAAAAACGTCAGGGACCGGGGGGAAGCGCTGCAACGAAAATGGCAATTGATCTGGCCATGCTCGATCCCTCCGCACCACTCAAAATTGCTGATATCGGCTGCGGTACTGGTGCTTCTACTCTCGATCTTGCACGCCGGCTCAATGCGGAAATCACCGCGGTGGATTTTCTGCCTGAGTTTATCAAGAAGCTTATCGCAGATTCAGAAAAAGAAGGTCTAGGTGACAAAATAACCGCCGTGGTCGGTCCAATGGAAAATCTGCAATTTGAGGATGATGAGCTTGATGTAATCTGGTCGGAAGGGGCAATATACAACATTGGTTTCGAGAAAGGAGTTAATGAGTGGCGTCGTTTCCTCAAGCCGGAGGGGATACTGGTGGCATCTGAGCTTACCTGGATAACCGGTGATCGACCAAATGAAATCCAGGAACATTGGAACACTGAGTATGCTGAGGTGGATACAGCCTCGGCCAAGATTAAGGTTCTGGAGGATGCCGGCTATTCTCCGGTTGCCTATTTCTTCTTACCCGAGCATTGTTGGTTTCAAAATTATTACGGTCCCTTGCAGGACAGTTTTGCCGAATTCCTGAGGCGTAACGCAAACAGCGAAAGTGCCCAGGCAATAGTTGAGGCAGAGAGAAAGGAAATCGCTCTTTATGAGAAATATAAGGGGTATTACAGCTATGGGGTCTATATAGCCAAAAAGTTGGGGTGA
- a CDS encoding efflux RND transporter periplasmic adaptor subunit, translated as MNRPLSLFFFCTITFALFIINSALAKPPVQVIISEVVAKEFGDKIEALGTLRANESVQITAAVTDTITVLHFEDGQRVNKGDVLVEMTSQEEHALLAEEQSRVAEAQKQYDRLSTLVGKGVTSTSELDEQQRELGTAQARLRAIESRLQDRLVLAPFSGVVGLRNISVGALIEPGDMITTLDDDSAMKLDFTVPSIYLASLYQGLPIEAKAAAFSDKIFTGKVSSIDSRIDSSTRSIIVRALIPNPEELLKPGLLMNVILLKNPRSALVVPEEALVPVGGKNFVYVVDPSQESPRAEHRQIQTGLRRQGEVEVVEGVREGEFVITHGTIKVRPDQPVSVMTTEKGSESLKQLLSSGED; from the coding sequence ATGAATCGCCCTCTCTCACTTTTCTTTTTTTGTACGATCACGTTTGCACTGTTTATAATAAATTCTGCGCTCGCAAAACCACCCGTACAGGTGATTATCAGTGAAGTTGTAGCAAAAGAGTTCGGGGATAAAATAGAGGCACTGGGCACATTACGAGCCAATGAATCTGTGCAAATCACCGCAGCGGTGACGGACACCATCACGGTCCTGCATTTTGAGGATGGGCAGAGGGTGAACAAGGGGGATGTGCTTGTTGAAATGACCAGTCAGGAAGAGCACGCCCTTCTTGCAGAGGAACAATCGAGGGTGGCAGAGGCTCAAAAGCAGTATGATCGGCTGAGTACACTAGTCGGCAAGGGGGTTACATCTACATCTGAACTCGATGAACAGCAACGGGAGCTTGGCACGGCCCAGGCGAGATTGCGGGCAATTGAGTCGAGACTTCAAGACAGGCTGGTTCTTGCGCCGTTTTCAGGCGTGGTAGGGTTGAGAAATATTAGCGTCGGCGCTTTAATTGAGCCGGGCGACATGATAACTACCCTGGATGACGACAGCGCAATGAAGCTGGACTTTACAGTACCATCCATTTACCTGGCGTCGTTATATCAGGGGCTTCCGATAGAGGCGAAAGCGGCAGCATTTTCCGACAAGATCTTCACCGGTAAGGTCAGCAGCATTGATAGCCGAATTGACAGCTCGACCAGATCAATAATCGTTCGCGCCCTTATCCCTAATCCGGAAGAGCTTTTGAAACCCGGGCTGCTGATGAATGTTATCCTGCTGAAAAATCCCCGATCTGCTCTGGTTGTGCCCGAAGAAGCCCTGGTTCCTGTGGGAGGGAAAAACTTCGTCTACGTGGTGGACCCTTCACAGGAGTCCCCGCGAGCGGAACACCGCCAGATTCAGACTGGCCTTCGCAGGCAGGGAGAGGTCGAGGTTGTGGAAGGTGTGCGGGAGGGTGAATTTGTCATCACTCATGGCACAATCAAGGTGCGACCCGATCAACCCGTCTCCGTTATGACCACAGAAAAAGGGAGTGAATCGCTGAAACAGTTACTCTCAAGCGGAGAGGATTGA
- a CDS encoding efflux RND transporter permease subunit, with translation MILSDISVKRPVFATVLSLLLMVFGLVAFTSLPLREYPDIDPAVVTVETLYPGASANVVETQITELIEERIAGVEGIFSISSSSEDGASSVTVEFTTARDVDDAANDIRDRVSGIIDDLPDEADPPEIEKVDSNDDVVMWLNLTSDRLSVPELTDYADRYLVDRFSVLDGVSRVRLGGGQSFAMRIWLNRNAMAAREITVSDVEQALRQENLELPAGAIESVERSLTVRVNRTFQSAADFERLAVTRGEDGYIVRLTDIARVERGTVEDRTFFRGNGEAMIGLGIIKQSTANTIDLARAAKAETERINSALPEGMVILQSYDTSVFVEDAIAEVYKTLLIAIGLVFLVIFLFLGSLRATIVPAVTVPVSIISSFIALSVFGFSINLLTLLALVLAIGLLVDDGIVVLENIHRRIDEYDETPLVAAYKGTRQVGFAVVATTLVLIAVFVPIAFLEGDVGRLFSEFALTMAAAVAFSSVVALSFSPMLASILLKKKRTDDVRKPYIDRFYRWIRRTYRRVLKLSLKRPGIILTLFAALIAGTYWLFINIPTEYAPKEDRGAFFIIVNGPEGATYAYMKEYMDEIERRLMPLVDKNEATRLLVRTPRSFSSFANFNTGIVIIVLNLWSERRSAWEIMDEVRGLLAGLPGVRAFPVMRQGFGASIQKPLQFVIGGGTYQELAEWRDILLSEISANNPGLIGLDYDYKETKPQLQIDIDYDRAAELGVTVASIGRTLETLFGSRRVTTYIEEGEEYDVIVEGERDRQRTPADLESVYVRSQRTGQLIPLSNMVSLKEFADSNTLNRYNRVRAITLEANLADGLVLGDALDFLENLVREKLPEKVLIDYKGISKDYKSSSQSIVFVFLLGLVVVFLVLAAQFESFIHPLVIMLTVPLAMAGGLLGLYLSGSTLNLYSQIGLVMLIGLAAKNGILILEFINQLRASGYSFYRAILQAAEVRLRPIVMTGITTAAGAVPLILSSGAGAETRMVIGIVVLAGVLTATIFTLFVVPVAYSLLAGKTSPADERAKRLAEEMAATR, from the coding sequence ATGATACTCTCAGACATTTCCGTCAAACGCCCGGTATTCGCAACCGTGCTCTCATTACTTCTCATGGTTTTCGGCCTTGTTGCATTCACCAGCCTCCCTCTTCGTGAATATCCTGATATCGACCCGGCTGTAGTAACTGTTGAAACACTTTACCCGGGAGCCTCAGCCAACGTTGTAGAAACACAGATAACTGAACTGATAGAGGAACGGATTGCCGGGGTAGAGGGAATTTTTTCGATTTCGTCGAGCAGTGAGGACGGCGCGTCGAGCGTAACCGTGGAGTTTACCACTGCAAGAGATGTTGATGATGCCGCTAACGACATAAGGGACAGGGTATCAGGTATAATCGACGACCTGCCCGATGAAGCCGACCCGCCGGAAATAGAAAAAGTTGATTCGAATGATGATGTCGTCATGTGGCTGAACCTCACCAGCGACCGGTTATCCGTCCCTGAGCTCACTGACTATGCGGACCGCTATCTGGTGGACAGGTTTTCGGTACTCGATGGCGTCTCAAGGGTGCGACTTGGTGGTGGCCAGAGTTTTGCCATGCGTATCTGGTTAAATCGAAACGCTATGGCGGCACGGGAAATTACCGTAAGTGACGTTGAGCAGGCTTTGCGCCAGGAAAACCTTGAACTGCCCGCAGGGGCAATCGAATCAGTCGAACGCAGCCTGACTGTCCGAGTCAATCGCACCTTTCAGAGCGCCGCGGATTTCGAGCGATTAGCGGTTACGCGGGGGGAAGATGGATATATTGTGCGTCTTACCGATATTGCCCGTGTAGAACGGGGTACCGTCGAGGATCGTACTTTTTTCAGGGGCAATGGCGAGGCGATGATTGGTCTTGGTATCATCAAGCAGTCAACGGCGAATACCATAGATCTGGCCCGTGCGGCTAAGGCTGAAACCGAACGGATCAATTCCGCCCTGCCGGAAGGGATGGTAATACTGCAGAGTTATGATACTTCGGTTTTTGTTGAAGATGCCATCGCTGAGGTTTACAAAACCCTACTGATTGCAATCGGCCTTGTTTTCCTTGTCATTTTTCTTTTTCTGGGCAGCTTGAGGGCAACCATTGTCCCTGCCGTGACAGTTCCTGTATCAATCATTTCCTCTTTTATCGCTCTCAGCGTTTTCGGCTTTTCGATAAACCTGCTGACATTGCTGGCACTGGTGCTGGCCATCGGCCTGCTGGTGGATGATGGGATTGTAGTATTGGAGAATATTCACAGGCGGATAGATGAATATGATGAGACACCGCTTGTTGCAGCATATAAGGGGACACGCCAGGTTGGTTTTGCGGTCGTAGCAACCACTCTGGTGCTGATCGCAGTCTTTGTGCCCATTGCATTTCTGGAGGGTGATGTGGGCAGGCTCTTTTCTGAATTTGCCCTGACCATGGCTGCGGCTGTTGCTTTTTCGAGCGTTGTTGCCTTGAGTTTTTCGCCCATGCTTGCCTCGATTTTGCTCAAAAAGAAGAGAACAGATGACGTCAGAAAACCGTATATCGATCGATTTTACAGATGGATACGAAGAACCTACCGCAGGGTACTGAAGCTGTCGTTGAAGCGACCCGGCATCATCCTCACGCTCTTTGCAGCCTTGATAGCTGGTACATATTGGCTGTTCATCAACATTCCGACTGAATATGCCCCGAAAGAAGATCGCGGAGCGTTCTTTATAATCGTCAACGGCCCGGAAGGTGCGACCTACGCCTACATGAAGGAATACATGGATGAGATCGAGCGACGACTTATGCCGCTCGTGGACAAGAACGAGGCAACCCGGCTACTTGTGCGTACTCCACGATCGTTTTCCAGTTTTGCAAATTTCAATACCGGCATTGTTATCATAGTGCTGAATCTTTGGAGCGAACGGCGGTCAGCGTGGGAGATAATGGATGAAGTGCGTGGTTTGCTGGCCGGTTTGCCGGGGGTGCGGGCCTTTCCTGTGATGCGCCAGGGGTTCGGCGCGTCAATTCAAAAACCGCTGCAGTTCGTAATAGGCGGAGGAACCTACCAGGAACTGGCAGAATGGCGCGACATCCTGCTCTCTGAAATATCGGCCAATAATCCTGGGCTGATAGGCCTTGACTATGATTACAAGGAAACAAAACCCCAGCTCCAGATCGACATTGACTACGACAGAGCGGCAGAGTTAGGTGTCACAGTGGCCTCTATCGGCAGAACCCTTGAAACCCTGTTCGGTTCGCGTAGGGTAACGACCTATATCGAGGAAGGGGAGGAGTACGATGTGATTGTCGAGGGGGAACGTGACAGGCAGCGAACACCCGCAGATCTTGAATCGGTATACGTTCGCTCACAGCGAACCGGACAGCTTATCCCTCTCTCAAACATGGTGTCACTCAAGGAGTTTGCCGATTCCAACACCCTCAACCGTTATAACAGGGTGCGGGCCATTACCCTGGAGGCCAATCTGGCTGACGGCCTGGTTCTGGGGGATGCCCTGGATTTTCTGGAAAACCTTGTGCGTGAAAAGCTGCCGGAAAAAGTGCTGATCGATTATAAAGGAATCTCAAAAGATTATAAAAGCTCATCCCAGTCGATTGTCTTTGTCTTTCTGCTTGGTCTGGTGGTTGTCTTTCTTGTGCTGGCCGCTCAGTTTGAAAGCTTCATTCATCCATTGGTCATTATGCTTACCGTGCCGTTGGCCATGGCGGGGGGCTTACTTGGACTGTACCTGAGTGGCTCGACTCTTAATCTCTACAGCCAGATCGGGCTGGTCATGCTTATCGGGCTGGCTGCCAAAAACGGTATCCTGATTCTGGAGTTCATTAATCAGCTCCGCGCCAGCGGCTATTCCTTTTATCGTGCCATTCTGCAAGCTGCCGAGGTGCGATTGCGCCCCATCGTCATGACGGGGATTACCACTGCCGCAGGCGCAGTACCCCTGATCCTCTCCAGCGGTGCCGGTGCGGAAACCCGCATGGTAATAGGTATTGTTGTTCTGGCAGGGGTGTTGACCGCAACCATTTTCACCCTTTTTGTAGTCCCTGTGGCTTACAGTCTTTTAGCCGGTAAGACCTCGCCTGCCGACGAGCGTGCCAAGCGTCTTGCTGAGGAAATGGCTGCAACCAGATAA
- a CDS encoding ferritin-like domain-containing protein, translated as MSAPPTVSQELKDMLNDAIAREISVSISYIWQHVLMTGLQGFAVKGEIKKISIVEMKHAEEIAERLVYLGGMPTTKPTPITIGENLEEMLTINRDLEADAIEFYRDIADKAEEEGDMVTADMFRRILADEEEHHDTFAGLLEAS; from the coding sequence ATGAGTGCGCCGCCGACCGTTTCCCAAGAACTCAAGGATATGTTGAATGATGCTATCGCCCGCGAAATTTCCGTCTCAATTTCGTACATATGGCAGCATGTGCTGATGACAGGCTTACAGGGCTTTGCGGTGAAAGGTGAGATCAAGAAAATCTCGATAGTCGAGATGAAACATGCCGAAGAAATCGCAGAGCGACTCGTTTATCTGGGGGGCATGCCAACAACAAAACCCACCCCGATTACAATTGGGGAAAACCTGGAGGAGATGCTCACCATCAATCGGGACCTTGAAGCGGATGCCATTGAATTTTACCGGGACATAGCCGACAAGGCTGAAGAAGAGGGAGATATGGTCACGGCCGATATGTTTCGGAGGATACTGGCCGATGAAGAAGAGCATCACGATACTTTTGCGGGGCTTCTGGAAGCGTCCTGA
- a CDS encoding cytochrome c3 family protein: protein MKTRLKIVLIAACALFVAGSVFAGETLKQFGDTKGRSYHADLYDGESCDSCHNNAKPETFPADFACFECHDGDELVEATARPADEKWQNPHNNLHYGKDVPCMECHGEHQESKPLCAGCHSFEYPNYKQ, encoded by the coding sequence ATGAAAACACGACTGAAGATTGTACTTATAGCGGCATGCGCTCTTTTCGTAGCCGGATCTGTTTTTGCCGGGGAGACCCTGAAGCAGTTTGGCGATACCAAGGGAAGAAGCTATCATGCTGATCTCTATGATGGAGAATCCTGTGATTCCTGTCATAACAACGCGAAGCCGGAGACCTTTCCGGCAGACTTTGCCTGTTTTGAGTGCCATGATGGTGATGAGCTGGTGGAGGCTACCGCCAGACCGGCAGACGAGAAATGGCAGAACCCGCATAACAACCTGCATTATGGCAAGGATGTCCCCTGTATGGAATGTCATGGTGAGCATCAGGAAAGTAAGCCTCTGTGTGCCGGCTGCCATTCATTTGAATACCCCAATTACAAACAGTAA